A genomic window from Euleptes europaea isolate rEulEur1 chromosome 9, rEulEur1.hap1, whole genome shotgun sequence includes:
- the CRACD gene encoding capping protein-inhibiting regulator of actin dynamics codes for MINLLKKPYKKKSNKFQPFKKFFGRRKKREATPDCEDAKLKPSHSFGNVCNGMLSSDEETNDGLRSSSYSMGTRAFSHDSIFIPDGRAESEESVQAMSQDNILGKVKTLQQQLAKNIKFGQPQQMTVSVKTIGESNASLEADVLLSSPMETETQQDSALLENYNKSGGTPDALSPESLRGTRHEVEEKITPVKSSRPKRHHSPSGTIETVNLDAIPPVIARLDNSAAKHKLAIKPKNQRVSKKHRRLLKEPQSTTEFEQEIAETQRYEDKVLKHNGHHVADKPIQDAEGREQKEEKRKHEDYWQNLEPEQKVQMAEAEVKHHLDHKRLQESQREEEGKKQKLQEEEQFFKTEERKGPEEKRHEEQECSCKGLGEQRVDEGLWDWPEQMQQEEQKHQETKEQKPQEGQKPSKGQRLCELEVQRQPEEPRHQKWEEQMPWEEQRCHKLDEQRHQELAGQEMEGPKGKEENGSQDLEEKSQHEKLLQQDWRNKRPGQEKQTQKRGHQELKRQRQRELEEQVHETGKWDAPNPQVLQMQKRETGPRRQQEDKNLNVEDDEKLQGKGAAVKSEEQKRAEEPLRRLEQERKGNDEETQQEVEKNMKPAGHGKGEWTQLKQPPAEKKVQQEDMVEKKAAHLPEGQKSPSLKVHQPPVNPKERDKSFQLPLDKQVHTEEKPLETVELPVQEERSPQKVKQPDREPKEDETLRRSQRSNIDAQEQERILGEELRWQEVDARQNMPRGFTFQVSSGEKQIIFQKVNLSPVTPMKEAPAPSSSKEPKAPQPSMGDHALPSSLGIPHTAILVTGAQLCGTAVNLNQIKDTACKSFLGLTEERKTMDAALTEDTPRLSPDAKLSIKMKAVQDPLNNEAILAEWATIRSKILKSAEAGKGNEKDRGGLSRHSDDWTPKGRGASHSNLRKTLSANAKFSITPAWQKFPEITKTNVDSESKLGPQAENAAKHSSPFTDVSQEAVHKEGLLSKFNTLGISIGKIEVYHETADRTEGCKFAKDLPSFLVPGIPHSLEKETPQSETAESLQNVGMRKVDRGSPNGEENVSPFGVKLRRTNYSVHFNYDQQAEQKKKKRYSAGDSFDGVPTPLVTPDNEKDANNIFLKESKSPSQEKKETVVHSAKDMPTNINQNYTTAAPVCPSASSQGSAPSQEKPVCKSPLPQKPALAPKPTSQTPPSSPLSKMRRSHLTESVVLRVAKTEPDACWRRAEVKGSSLLSQGHDERKNEEEESREKKSFFPSITMPWREKTEKKPEPLKRERPVLQSRHSIDGSKVMDKVESAQPLWITLALQKQKGFREQQATREERRQAREAKQAEKLAKENASINNQPDNKSSSISRISSLPKSTPQEEEKKIETAMSRLERREQLKKSNTLPTSVTVEISDSVPSSPLAKEVAKRFSTPDVNPVSTEPAWLALAKRKAKAWSDCPQIIK; via the exons caACAGTTGGCCAAGAATATAAAATTTGGCCAACCCCAGCAAATGACTGTTTCAGTGAAGACGATTGGGGAGTCAAACGCGAGTTTGGAAGCGGATGTGTTACTGAGCAGCCCCATGGAGACTGAGACGCAGCAGGACTCGGCCCTTTTGGAGAACTATAATAAA TCAGGTGGCACGCCGGACGCGTTAAGCCCAGAAAGTTTGCGTGGAACAAGGCATGAAGTGGAAGAGAAG ATTACTCCAGTCAAGTCGTCTCGGCCAAAAAGACATCACTCTCCTTCCGGCACGATTGAAACAGTCAATCTCGATGCAATCCCTCCGGTGATTGCCCGTCTGGACAACAGCGCAGCAAAGCACAAACTTGCGATTAAGCCAAAAAACCAGAGGGTGTCAAAGAAGCACAGAAGGCTACTAAAG GAGCCACAAAGCACGACGGAGTTTGAACAAGAAATCGCAGAAACTCAAAGGTATGAAGACAAAGTCTTAAAACACAATGGCCATCATGTTGCAGACAAGCCGATCCAGGATGCAGAAGGCCGAgagcagaaagaagaaaaaaggaagcatGAAGATTATTGGCAAAACCTTGAGCCTGAGCAGAAAGTACAGATGGCTGAAGCAGAAGTAAAACACCATCTGGACCACAAAAGACTTCAAGAGAGccaaagggaagaagaagggaaaaaacaaaAGCTCCAAGAGGAAGAGCAGTTTTTTAAAACGGAGGAGAGAAAGGGACCAGAAGAGAAAAGGCATGAAGAACAGGAATGCAGTTGCAAAGGACTGGGAGAGCAGAGGGTGGATGAGGGGCTTTGGGATTGGCCAGAACAAATGCAACAGGAAGAACAAAAGCATCAggaaacaaaggaacaaaagcCACAGGAAGGACAAAAGCCATCGAAAGGACAAAGGCTCTGTGAACTGGAGGTACAAAGGCAACCCGAAGAACCAAGGCATCAGAAATGGGAAGAACAAATGCCATGGGAAGAACAAAGATGCCACAAGCTAGATGAACAAAGGCATCAGGAGCTGGCAGGACAGGAAATGGAGGGaccaaaaggaaaagaagaaaatggtAGTCAAGATTTAGAGGAGAAAAGCCAGCATGAAAAGCTGTTACAGCAAGACTGGAGAAACAAGAGACCAGGTCAGGAGAAGCAGACACAAAAACGAGGGCATCAGGAACTGAAGAGGCAGAGACAACGAGAACTAGAAGAACAAGTGCACGAGACTGGCAAGTGGGATGCCCCAAACCCACAAGTACTGCAAATGCAAAAGAGAGAAACAGGACCGAGACGACAACAAGAAGACAAAAACTTAAATGTAGAAGACGATGAGAAATTGCAAGGGAAAGGAGCAGCTGTGAAGTCAGAGGAGCAAAAGAGGGCCGAAGAACCACTGCGGCGTCTGGAGCAGGAAAGAAAAGGCAATGATGAAGAAACCCAGCAAGAAGTAGAGAAGAATATGAAGCCAGCAGGGCATGGGAAAGGTGAATGGACACAATTAAAGCAGCCTCCAGCCGAAAAGAAGGTCCAACAGGAAGATATGGTAGAGAAGAAAGCAGCACACCTACCAGAAGGACAGAAAAGTCCTAGTTTGAAAGTACACCAGCCACCAGTAAACCCAAAAGAACGTGACAAATCTTTCCAGTTGCCACTGGACAAACAAGTGCATACAGAAGAGAAACCTTTAGAAACTGTAGAGCTTCCTGTTCAAGAAGAACGAAGCCCACAAAAGGTAAAGCAGCCAGACAGAGAGCCGAAGGAAGACGAAACGCTAAGACGCAGTCAGAGAAGTAACATCGATGCTCAGGAACAAGAAAGGATCCTAGGAGAAGAGCTACGCTGGCAGGAAGTTGATGCACGGCAAAATATGCCCAGGGGGTTCACCTTTCAAGTTTCTTCTGGAGAAAAACAAATCATATTTCAAAAAGTGAATCTGAGCCCAGTCACTCCTATGAAAGAGGCACCGGCTCCTTCCTCCTCAAAGGAACCAAAGGCTCCTCAGCCTAGTATGGGTGATCATGCTCTTCCGTCCTCTTTGGGCATCCCACATACGGCAATTTTGGTCACCGGAGCGCAGCTCTGCGGCACAGCAGTCAATCTGAATCAGATCAAAGATACCGCCTGTAAATCTTTCCTTGGTTtaacagaagaaagaaaaactaTGGATGCAGCGTTGACAGAAGATACGCCGAGACTGTCGCCTGACGCCAAGCTTAGCATCAAAATGAAGGCGGTGCAGGATCCATTGAACAACGAAGCCATACTGGCTGAGTGGGCGACCATTCGATCCAAAATCCTAAAAAGCGCAGAAGCTGGAAAAGGGAATGAGAAAGACAGAGGAGGCCTCAGTAGGCACAGTGATGACTGGACACCTAAAGGGCGAGGGGCTTCTCATAGTAATTTACGAAAAACCTTGTCTGCAAACGCAAAGTTTTCTATAACTCCCGCATGGCAGAAATTTCCAGAAATCACAAAGACTAATGTAGATTCAGAAAGTAAACTTGGCCCTCAGGCTGAAAACGCGGCAAAACATTCGAGTCCATTCACAGATGTAAGCCAAGAGGCAGTTCATAAAGAGGGATTGCTGTCTAAATTTAACACACTTGGAATATCTATAGGGAAAATCGAAGTATACCATGAAACGGCAGATCGCACAGAGGGCTGTAAGTTTGCCAAAGATCTGCCATCCTTTCTCGTCCCAGGCATCCCTCATTCTCTAGAGAAAGAAACGCCTCAGTCAGAAACTGCTGAATCTCTACAAAATGTTGGTATGAGGAAAGTGGACAGAGGGTCACCAAACGGAGAAGAGAACGTTTCTCCGTTTGGAGTGAAATTGCGGAGGACAAACTATTCTGTGCATTTTAACTATGATCAGCAggcagaacagaagaagaagaagagatacaGCGCAGGAGACAGTTTTGATGGTGTGCCTACCCCGCTAGTTACCCCGGACAATGAAAAAGATGCAAATAATATCTTTTTGAAAGAAAGCAAATCCCCCAGCCAAGAGAAAAAGGAGACGGTTGTTCATTCTGCAAAGGACATGCCAACCAACATTAATCAAAATTATACCACAGCTGCCCCAGTGTGTCCATCAGCTAGCAGTCAGGGGTCTGCTCCTAGTCAAGAGAAACCTGTCTGTAAATCCCCACTCCCACAAAAGCCAGCATTAGCTCCAAAGCCCAccagccaaaccccaccctcgtccCCTCTCTCAAAAATGCGCCGATCTCACTTAACCGAGTCGGTTGTGCTAAGGGTGGCTAAAACGGAACCTGATGCCTGTTGGAGAAGAGCAGAGGTGAAAGGGAGCTCTCTGCTTTCACAAGGTCACGATGAACGCAAGAACGAAGAGGAGGAGTCTAGGGAGAAGAAGTCGTTTTTCCCATCCATTACCATGCCTTGGAGagaaaaaacagagaaaaagcCAGAGCCGCTGAAAAGAG AAAGGCCTGTTCTACAGAGCAGGCATTCCATAGATGGCTCCAAGGTGATGGACAAAGTGGAATCAGCCCAGCCCCTGTGGATTACGCTAGCCCTGCAAAAGCAGAAGGGTTTTCGAGAGCAGCAAGCCACGAGGGAGGAAAGGCGGCAAGCCAGGGAAGCCAAGCAAGCTGAGAAACTGGCGAAAGAAAAT GCCAGTATAAACAATCAGCCGGATAATAAAAGCAGCAGTATCAGCAGAATAAGTTCATTGCCGAAGTCCACACcccaggaagaggagaagaaaatcGAAACTGCCATGTCAAGGCTTGAACGTCGAGAACAGCTGAAAAAATCGAACACTCTTCCAACATCTGTGACAG TGGAGATCTCAGATTCTGTTCCCTCGTCACCCTTGGCAAAAGAAGTTGCAAAGAGATTCTCTACCCCTGATGTTAATCCTGTGTCAACAGAACCTGCCTGGCTGGCTTTAGCCAAGAGGAAAGCGAAAGCTTGGAGTGACTGTCCACAAATCATTAAGTAA